GAAATCATAAATAAAGTAAGAGAAACTAATATAGAACATAAGTATTCTGATATAGCAAATATTATTACAGTATCAATAGGAATAGCTACAGCATCGATATTTGATTCATATATAGAATTAATTAGAGAAGCAGATGAAGCTTTATATATAGCTAAAAATAATGGGAAAAATAAATATATACATCTAAAAGATAATCGTTGATAAATATTATAAAAAATTATTTTTATTTAATTTATTATTTAACAATTGAACAAAGGAAGAAAATGAAGTAGATGAGTTGTAAAAGTGAATATAATAAAACGATTAAAAATATAGCAAAATATTTAATGATAGGTACAATCGTATATATATGCAGTATATATATACGATTATTTACTTGGGACTATAAAGATATGATCAGGATGGATATACTAGGAGATATTGATGGTGCCAATATAGCAGTAGGAATAATAGCGATTTGTTCGTGTGTTTTGTATTATTACATATATAAAGAAACGGAATTGTTTTTGCTGATATTTGTATATTCATCAGTATATATGCAATATGTTATGCAATGTATCATTGATAATAATATATTTATTGAAGTAAATTATTATGTACATATGTTGTTTTGTTTTATATTTAGAATAATATTAATTTTAATGGCAATTAACTCTGATAGCAAATTGGTGAAGAAAGTTACAAAAAATAAGAAATTATTTTTAATTATATCTATACCAGCTATAATATTAATTAGTATAATAGATTTAAAATTAAGTGGAATTTATAGTGAATTATATGTAAAGATTGTTGTAAATATACAGCTTCTATTTAGTATATATTATTATTATCTATTATATAAGGTGTATGAGATATCTTTAAGGAAGAATAGATTGATATATACTATTTTTACATCTAGTCTTGGAATTTTAAATATAGCTAGACCTATATTCATTATAGGTACATTAGGTATAGTAGATATAAAATTGATTTCATCACAGTGCAAATATATATCATTTATAAGTCTTATACTATTATTTATAGGATTGTGTATGGATGTAATGATAACTATAAAAAATGAGAAAAAATTGTATAGTGAAGTAAAGAGTAAAGAAGATATCTTTAATACTATAACTGGAAATGTTAAAGATATGATAATAACAACAAGAAATGAATGTATACGTTATGTAAATAGTGAAGTAGAATTAAATCTTGGATATAAGAAGGAAGAAATGATAGGAAGAAAAATTTATGATTTTATTGATAGTGAAGGATATGTAATAAGTGATGAAGATGATAAGACAGAGTTTATAGAGCAAAGATGGAAGTGTAAAAATGGAGATATATTTATAACAGAAACTATGGCTAAT
Above is a genomic segment from Clostridium bornimense containing:
- a CDS encoding sensor histidine kinase, whose protein sequence is MSCKSEYNKTIKNIAKYLMIGTIVYICSIYIRLFTWDYKDMIRMDILGDIDGANIAVGIIAICSCVLYYYIYKETELFLLIFVYSSVYMQYVMQCIIDNNIFIEVNYYVHMLFCFIFRIILILMAINSDSKLVKKVTKNKKLFLIISIPAIILISIIDLKLSGIYSELYVKIVVNIQLLFSIYYYYLLYKVYEISLRKNRLIYTIFTSSLGILNIARPIFIIGTLGIVDIKLISSQCKYISFISLILLFIGLCMDVMITIKNEKKLYSEVKSKEDIFNTITGNVKDMIITTRNECIRYVNSEVELNLGYKKEEMIGRKIYDFIDSEGYVISDEDDKTEFIEQRWKCKNGDIFITETMANKIVNEKKEVVGKIIVARDNIFGEKVRNLEKKYNEVKELEEIRGQFFANISHELKTPINIIYSCMQLLENYKGDNEKFIEIYNKYEFTIKQNCYRMIRLGNNLVDITRIDSGFMNMNFIDYDIVNLVENITLSVVPYVEEKKINIIFDTYVEELEIKCDPDSIERVILNLLSNSVKFTNRGGNILVFMDADEEFVTISIKDDGIGIPEEIRDNIFERFVQADKSFNRRNEGSGIGLALTKSLIELHNGKIRLKSKEGVGSEFIIKLPNIKCNTSKQEARINMESNPIADKINIEFSDIYELY